The Dethiosulfovibrio peptidovorans DSM 11002 nucleotide sequence GACGTTGGTAGGCTGAAAACGCTTCACAGTGTCGTCGGAAAGTCGATTCAGCAAGGCGCCTATGGCGGTCTCCACAGGCCATTCCGGGAGGGGCAGCTCCATATCGGACGACAGGAGATTTAGCGCCGCGACCATGCCCATGGCAACGCTCTCGACATACCCCTCCACCCCGGATATCTGTCCTGCAAGGTAGATATCCTCTGCACCGCCTCTGAAACGAAGATGTCCGTCCAGGACCTTGGGAGCGTTGACGTATATGTTTCTATGCATGACTCCCTTGCGGACGAACTCCACGTTTTCCAGCCCGGGGATGAGCCGGAAGACTCTGTCCTGCTCCCCCCACTTCAGGTTGGTCTGGAAACCGACTATGTTGTAGACCGAACCGTCTCTATTGTCCTGTCTGAGTTGGACCACCGCGAAGAAACGCTCTCCCGTAACGGGATGCTCCAGTCCTACCGGACGCAAAGGGCCGAAACACAGGGTATCGGGGCCCCTTTCCGCCAGGGCCTCTACGGGCATGCACCCCTCGAAGTACTTTATCTTGCTCTCGAAGTCGTGACGGGGGGCTCTCTCCGCCTCCAGGAGGGCTTTATGGAAAACACGATACTGTTCCTCGTTCATAGGACAGTTTATATAGTCTCCGCCCTCTTCCTCGGAGTATCTGTCTTTTCTGTAGGCTATGGTCATGTCTATGGTGTCAGACAAAACCAGAGGCGCTACGGCATCGTAGAAGAAGAGGGACTCTTCTCCTGCCAGCTCTCCTATGGATCTAGCCAAGGGCTCGGAGGTGAGGGGACCGGTGGCCAATATCGCCGGGCCCTCCGGAACTTCTTCGACCTCCCGTCGTTCCACCTGAATTAGCGGATGAGACAGAAGTCTATCCGTCACAGAAGCTGCGAACCCCTCTCTGTCGACCGCAAGGGCCTTTCCAGCCGGAACGGAGTTCTCGTCGGCGACCTTCATGATCAGGCTGCCCAAGGCCCTAAGCTCGGATTTAAGTATGCCTGCCGGAGTCGTTTCGGTGTCCCCACCCAGGGAGTTGCTGCACACCAGCTCGGCGAAAAGGTCGGTCTTATGGGCTGGAGATGAAACCTTAGGCCGCATCTCAACGAGAGTGACGTTAACCCCCCTCTCCGCGATCTGCCAGGCCGCCTCGGATCCGGCCAAACCGGCACCGACGACAGTTATTCTTTTAGACATCATTCGACACCCTTATGGCCGCATTGGGTGCATACGGGGGTGCGAGATCTGCCCTTGTACTCCATGAGTCCCCCGCATTCGGGACATCTCTCGACGGCTGGTTTATTCCAGGATACGAAATCGCAGTCGGGGTATCTGGAACAGCCGTAGAAGTTCCTTCCCTTCTTGCTCTTTCTCTGAACCACCTCTCCGCCCTTCTCGGAGCCACATTTAGGACAGGGAACCCCGATTTTCTTCAGGATAGGCCTGGTGTACTTGCATTCCGGATAGCCGCTGCAGGCTATGAATTCGCCGAAACGTCCTCTTTTCTTCACCAGAGGCTTGCCACATTCGGGACAGTCCTCACCGATGAATTCCGGCGGAGGCGGCGGAACCTTTGGGGCCTTTTCCGCCTCGGCGATGGCCCTCGTAAAGGGTTCCCAGAACTGAGATACGACGTCTACCCAGTCTCTCTCGTTTTCCTCCACCAGATCCAGAGATTCCTCCATGGTGGCGGTGAACCCGGTGTTGACTATAGGCGATACGCTGTCACCGTCGAAATGATCGAGGAGAAAATCGTCCACCGATCGTCCCAGAGCGGTGGGGACCAGGTGCTTTTCGTCGTCTTTCTCGACGTAGGCCCTGTCGTAAAGGGTTTCGACTATGGATGCGTAGGTGGATGGCCTTCCGACTCCTTCGTCCTCCAGGGTCTTTATGAGGCTTGCCTCGGTGAAACGTGCGGGGGGCTTTGTCTCTTTTCTCTCCTGGTCCACTCCGTCGACTGAGAGGGTCTCGCCTTCGACGGCGGGAGACACTATGTCGTCTTTGGTCTCTATGGGCCAGACGGCACCCCACCCCTCGAAACGAACGACCGCTCCCTTCTGTCTGAGACCGTAGGGTCCCGAGGCGGCCTCAACCGTAGAGTTATCTATCTTGGCAGGAGTCATCTGACAGGCCACGGTTCGACGCCATATGAGGTCGTAGAGACGATACTGCTCCGGGGTAAGCTCCGATTTTATATCCTCCGGCTTCAGGGATATGTCGGTGGGACGGATGGCCTCGTGAGCGTCCTGAGACCTTCCTTTAGAGGAAAAGACGTTTGCCTTTTCCGGAAGGTAATTTTTACCCCATCCCTTGGAGATCAGATCCCTTATGGAGCCGATGGCCTCGGGAGCCAATCTGAGACTGTCGGTTCTCATGTAGGTTATAAGACCTGTAAGCCCTCTGCCATGTATGTTTATGCCTTCGAACAGAGATTGGGCCACCCTCATGGCCCGACGAGGGGAGAAACCAAGTCTCCTTGCGGCCTCCTGCTGTAGGGTGCTGGTCTTCAAGGGGGCGGGAGCCTTTCTGCGTCCCTCTCTGGTGGTAAAGGAGGTGACTGTTATGCCCTCTCTCTTTACCGTCTCGACTATCTCCTGGGCTTTTTCGGCACTGTCTATCTTCATGGGACGGCCCTTGACCATGAGGGTCTTTCCGTCTTTTTTCTCTACTTTCAGATGGTAGCGACGGCCGTCCTCCGAGCTTCCGTCAACCTCCACTATCCAGTAGGGCTGAGGCTCGAAGGTCTCTATCTCCTTCTCTCTACGGCAGAGTATGGTCAAGGCCACAGACTGTACCCTTCCGGCGGAAAGGCCGTATCTTATCTTCTTCCACAGAAGCGGGCTTAGGGTGTAGCCGACCAGACGGTCCAGTACCCTTCTGGCCTGCTGGGCGTTGACCTTGGCCATGTCGATAGGCTCCGGATCGTCCAGGGCCTGAACCACCGCGTCCTTCGTTATCTGATGGACCCTTATGCGACATTCCGAGTCGGGTTCTATGTCCATCAGACCGGCCAGGTGCCAGGCTATGGCCTCTCCCTCTCTATCGGGGTCGGAGGCCAAGAGTACCTTGCGACTCTTGGAAGCCAGGGAGACCAGTTCCTTCTTGATCTTGGCCTTTCCCTTGACCAATATGTATTCCGGCTGAAAGTTGGAGTCAACGTCTATGGCCAGGCGGCTTTTAGGAAGGTCCATTATGTGCCCCACGCTGGCCTTGACGGTGTAGCCCGGACCTAACATCTTAGTGAGGGTTTTCGCCTTCGTGGGAGACTCTACCACCACCAGCACCGTTCCGGTTTCGCTTTTAGTTTTTTTCTTCGCTTTAGCCATCCGTCGCCTCCTCTCTCAACAGATCCAGGAAGGGGCCCCGTCGTTTTTACGGATGGCCCATTCGGGTCCGTGACATATGTCTATGAAAAAAGTATCCACGAATGCGCTGAATATCTCGGCGTCGACGGGACGATGATGACTTCTGCCGAAAGCTACCGCCTCATCGATGGCTTTTTCAACGACCTCGGAAGGGACGTCTTTACAGGCAAGATAGCGATAGACCATGGTCTGAGCGTCCATATCCAAGAACCACCGTTCTACGTCGTGTAGCGTTCTAGTCACTGGCATCAATTCCTCGCTTGAAAATATATGAAACGACCGACATTGTACCCTCACCGGCGGAGTTGTCAACCGAAAGACGTCAAAATCGAGGGCGAGTGTCTCCCGCAACGGAAGCCTCGCCCTCGATCTTATATAGACTATTCAAAGCCTAGCGGTCAAGCCCTGTCAATCCTCTTATTCCGTTCAATATGAGTCTCTGCTCTACTCCGGCGACCAGTTTCCTGGTGTAGGCCACCGTGTCAGGATTGACGCTCATGCTATCTATGCCGGACCTAACGAGGAACTCGGCGAAGTCGGGATAGAGGGATGGACCCTGACCACAGATGGAACAGGTGATACCGTGGCGATGGGCCGCCTCTATCAGTGTCTTTATCGCCCTGGTAACGGAGATATTCCTCTCGTCGAAGTACCCCATAGTGTTCAGTATACCCGAGTCCCTGTCGACCCCCATGACCAGCTGGGTGAGGTCGTTGCTGCCTATGCTGAAGCCGTCCACCATCTGGGCGAACTCGTCGGCTGCGAAGACTACCGCTGGGACCTCGGCCATGATCCAGAGCTTGAACGACTTGTTTCGGACGAGCCCCTCGGAGGCCAATATTTCCTTGACCCTCTCCAGCTCCCAGGTAGTCCGGACGAAGGGAAGCATGACCCAGACGTTTATGAGGCCGTATTCGTCTCTTACCTTCTTGATGGCACGACACTCCAGTCGGAAGCCCTCCTCGTATTCGTCGGAGATATATCGGGAGACCCCTCGCCAGCCTATCATGGGGTTGTTCTCTACCGGCTCGACCTCTTCCCCTCCCTTGAGGCCGCGGAACTCGTTGGTCCTGAAGTCACTGAGGCGGACAACCACGGGACGGGGATATACCGCCTGGGCGACGGCAGTAACGGATTCGGACATCTCGTGTATGAGTTTGTCTCCCTCGCCGTTTTTGACCATGTACATGGGATGCACTCCCAAACTGTTGAAGATGAACTCGGTCCTCATGAGACCTATTCCGTCGAAGGGAAGGTTTTTATATTTATTCACCACCGACGAGTCGCCGAGATTCATGTATATCTTGGTCCCCGTCACGGGGGCCAGATCGTAGACCATGTCCCTGTTGTAGGACGGGGCCGCTCCTGGCGCTAGAGGAGAGTGTTTATCCTCATCGGAAGACAGAGATACCGCTCCGTCGTAGACCACTCCTCTGGTGGCGTCCACCGTGACAACCGCTCCCTCGGAGAGTCGAGAGGATCCGTTCTTGGATCCTACGATGCAGGGGATGCCCAGCTCCCTGGAAACTATGGCGGCATGGCAGGTTCGTCCCCCTTCGTCGGTGACGACCGCGGCGGCCCTCTTCATGGCCGGAACCATGTCAGGATTCGTCATGGTGGTAACCATTATCTGTCCATCCACGACCCTGTCTATCTCGTCGATAGTCTTAACCACCACCACCGTTCCCGACGCTATGCCAGGAGAGGCGGCCAATCCTCTGACCAATACCTTGAGCGCCTTTTTATCCTCCACGGCCTTCTCCTCCTCGTTTGCCTTGGGCTCGTCCAAGAGAGTGGTGATAGGACGAGCCTGAAGTATATAGAGCCGTGACGTGTCTCCGTCGAAGGCCCATTCTATGTCCATAGGAGCACCGTATATCTCCTCTATCCTACGTGCCGCCGATCCCAGGGCCCTTATTTCCTCCGCTCCCAGACACTGTTTGTCCACGAACTGAGGCCCCAGAAAGTCGGCTACCGGAACGGAGACCGTACCCTGCTCCGATTTCTTCTCCGCCACCATGGTCCTCTTCTCCGCCACGTTGACGTCCATAAGGGCCAGGTCCCTTTTATCCAGTATGTACTCGTCGGGAGTCACCATTCCCGAGACTACCGCCTCTCCGAGCCCCCAGCTGGCCTCTATCATTATCTGAGAACGACTGTTGGTCACGGGGTTGGCTGTGAACATGACGCCGGACCTCTCGCTGGAGACCATCTTTTGGACCACGGCGCTGAGGGCTACCTGAAAGTGATCGTATCCCTGGCGCTGCCTGTAATAGGTCGCCCTGGCAGTCCACAGAGAAGCCCAGCAGCGCCTGACGTGAGCCACGACAGAGTCGGCACCTATCACGTGAAGATAGGTATCCTGCTGTCCTGCAAAGGACGCGTCGGGTAGGTCCTCGGCGGTCGCGGAGCTGCGGACTGCCACCCTCGGATCGTTCAGATCGATAGACTCAGAAAGCTCTCGGTAGGCGGTGCGTATCTCCGCCTCAATATCCACCGGAATGGGAGACTCCTCTATAAGTCTTCTGACTGAATCGCAGGCCCTGGACAGATCGACGGAGCTCTCCACGTCCACCGAGCCGACGGCCTCCCTTATCTTTCCCTCTATCCCGGCTCCTTTGATAAAGTCGACATAGGCCTGGGCGGTTACGCAGAAACCGGGAGGCACGTCCACACCGTTCACTGTTAGCTCCCCGAGGTTGGCACCTTTTCCCCCGACCAAGGCGACATCGTCTTTGCCTATTCCGTTGAACCATCTCACGTATCTGTAAGCCATTGAAGATCTCCTCCCCGGTATCCATAACGAACTTGCCCTATTATGCCCCGAAAAAACGGGCGATACGTGGTATTATTTGACATAAATAACGGCATAAATCTATGGTATAGCGACACTGAAACACTATATTCAACCTTTATTATGAAATAAAACAACTCAAAGAGGTTTATGCTGTATAAGCGGGGAGGGAGTTTACTGACATGGACCCTCTACAAAACGAGGGCAATCCGGCATCTGTATTCATGAGGTCCATAGAGGATAGGAAGGGAGTTGAGGAGACCGTCCAGATTCTGGGAGAATTCCTGGGCAACGTCGCTTTCTGGGAAAACGACACGGGGAATCTGCACCTGGCGGCAAAATCGAGCCAGTTCGTGTCTCAGGTCAAGGAGATGCCTCTCCACGAGCTTATAGCTATATACCCTCACGGAACAGTCGAGGACAAGGGCGAGAGGCTGGGCTACGTTCTCTACTACAGGGAGGAGGGGGCAGATCCAACCGGGGAATCCCAGATTCTCCGATTCGGGACCACCGCTCTGAGATTGGCTATAGAGGAAAGAAAGGGTAGGTCGGAAGAGAACCACCAGATGAAGGGCGACCTTGTCAGGGACATCCTGGCAAAGAACAGAAGGCTGGCCGAGAGATCTCTGAGAAAGGCCGCCGAAAGGGGATCGGGGATCACTGGCTCGCTGCTAGTTCTCGTGGCGAAATTCAACGGAGGCAAGAATACCTCGGAACCGGTATATCTCCTATCTCGGTGGTTTCAATCCCGTTTTCCCTCGGCTTTGCAGGGGACGGTAATGGACGATCTGGTCTTGTTGCTACCGGTAAAGAGTAAGGAATGGAGGAACGATCTGGAGTCTGCTCTCGCTGAGTTTCTTTCAAAGAGAAAGGGTAGAGAGGAGTTCTCCATAGGGGTAGGCTCCGTTGTGGACAACGCGGTGGAGGCGTGGAAAAGCCACGAGGAGGCGATGGAGGCCATCGTCTTGGGAGGTCGCCTCGACAAGGGACCGGTATCCTTCTGGCAGGACATGGAAATATACGACGTGCTCAGGAGCCTCCCCCCAACTGCTAAGAACACGAAGTTCGTTAATCGCTACATGAACGTCATCCGGCAGGACAAGGACGCAAGGGATACACTAAGGTCGCTGGTTAGATCCGGCTGGCATCTGAAGACCGCCGCAGCTGATCTTAAGATACACTACAACACCCTCAGGTACCGCCAGAACAGGATATGGGAGATTTTAGGCATGGACGGTCAGGACCCTATGGCCAAGCTCAACCTGACCCTCGCATGTCTGATGGACGAGATAAAGGAGGATATGGGGCCCTAGGTGTTTCAGGAGTTGTTTCCGATAAAATCCAAAACCTCCTGAGCGGTCTCCTCGATGGCTCTGCCGGTTACGTCGAAAACTGTAGCGCCAACTCTGTTCATGACCGACCGAGCGTAGACGAGCTCTTTTTCGACTCTATCCCTCTGGGCGTAAGAGGCTTTCTCCGGGTCCAGACCAAGCATCTGGAGCCTTTCTCTTCGAATCTGCATCAGAGCGTTGGGATCTATGACCAGCCCCACTATGCGAGCTCTGGGGACCTGAAAAAGCTGCTCCGGCGGATCCAGCTCAGGAACGAGGGGGATGTTGCCGGTACGATAGCCTTTGTTGGCGAGATACATGGAGAGGGGGGTCTTGCAGGTTCTGGAGACCCCAAGTATGACCAAGTCGGCCTCTCCCAGAAGATGGGGATTGCTTCCGTCGTCGCAGGTGATCGAGTATTCTATTGCCTTGACCCTCTTGAAGTAGGCTTCGTCCATCTGATGCATCAGCCCCGGCTCCTCTAGCGGAGGAACTCCCAGATGGGATGAGAAGGCGTCCATGAGAGGTCCGAATATATCGACGACCTCGACGCCATATCTCTGGGCTTCCTTTCGGAAACAGGCCCTTATCTTATGTTCTACGAGGGTGCAGACTATCACTGCTCCGGATTCTTTAGCCAACTCACAGACCTGACGAGCCATGTCCGGCTCCTTCAGGTAACGATAGCGGGTGAATTTTATCCTCTTATCAGGGAACTGCCTCGCAGCGGCCAAGGCCACGCTATGGGCGGTCTCTCCGGTAAAGTCAGATATTACAAATATATTAAGATCCTGTCCTTCTTCGGCAAGCACGAGAAAACCCCTCTCTATTCTCACAAAAGAGCGCACCAACGCCCCGGGCCGGAACGGTATATCTTTTCATCCGCCTCCAGATCGGCCAAAGTCGCCAGGACTTCCGGCACGGATATACCCAGTTTGTCCGCCAGGCCGTCGGCGGTGATCCCCCCGGACGTGGCTATTTCCTCCAGCAAAGGAGACGGCTTAGGGGGTTCCCCGGGAGGAAAAAGAGACAGCTGCGAGTCCCTTCCTGCTACGAATGAGACGAATTCATCCAGATCCCAAAGGGGCTGTGCTCCGTCGAAGAGGAGCTTGTTCGATCCCTGTGAGACTTTCTGCACAATAGGTCCGGGAACGGCCCATACAGGGCGCCCCATCTCGCCGGCCAATCCTGCGGTTATCATGGATCCACCCTTTATGGGGGATTCCACCACGACCAGATGATCGGCCAACGCCGCAATAATACCGTTTCTTTTCGGAAAATGCCAACGGTTTCCCCTGATTCCCATAGGGAAACGGCTCATCAAGGCACCTCGTTTTTCCGATATGGATGAGAAAAGTTGCTCGTGTCCTCTAGGATAGACGACATCAACACCGGTTCCAAGGACTGCGACGGTAGCCCCTTGGCCTTCCAACGCACCGGAATGAGCGGATCCATCGATACCCATGGCTCCTCCGCTGACCACCAGGACCCCGGCTAAGGCCAGTCTCTCCGCCAAGGCGCGAGCTACCTGGGAACCGTAGGGAGAACATCTTCTGGTACCGACGATAGAGACACAGGGGCCAGGTATAGGCCAGGATCCCTTTACGTAGAGGACGACGGGAGGGTCGTCAGAGTGGTCCAGTCCGTCGGGGAAAAGGGGATCCCCTCTGAAAAAAACCTGGGCACCGAAGCGAGAGGCTCTCTCCATCTCCTCCTCCGGCCAGTCAGAACCGTAGAGCCCAGCCATTCTTTCCCATCGGTCTTCTTTGAATCCCAGGGATAGGGCCAGCTTTCGATTCGACACAAGGGATTCGGCGGTCTCTCCCAGAAGGTCCAGCTCACGAGCCCACTGCCCCGGGGCGTTCACAGAGAAGTTTAGAGCCAACAGGGCTCTTTCGCTACGGGTCATGATCGATTTTCCCCTCTGTAGGATAGGGCCTCCATGACCGCTACCTTAGAGACCTCCGTCTCTCCGGCAAGGTCAGCCACGGTCCTGGAGACCTTCAGAACCCTGGACATTCCCCTTCCCGAGAGGTTCAACCGGTTTGCCATCTTGATCAGGACGGCCTTTCCCTCCTGGGATAGGGCCATCTCTTTTCTGAGAAGTTTTTCCGGCACCTCGGCGTTGCAGCCATAGCCCCATCGACGCCATCGTTCCCTCTGTGCGGACCTGGCCATGCAGACTCTATCTCGTATAGAATCGCTTTTTTCCGACGCCGCCACGGACAGTCCGACCAATTCCTCAGGAGATAGACGAGGCACCGATATATGGAGATCGACTCTGTCCATCATCGGTCCGGAGAATTTACGTCTGTATCTCTCAAGCTCGGAGGCGGAACATTTACAGGTCTCGACTGGATCACCGTACCACCCGCACCCACAGGGGTTGGCCGCCAACACCAGTAGGACTCTGGAGGGATATTCAACCGTTCCGGAGGCCCTGCTGACCGAGATAGCCCCGTCCTCGAGAGGCTGCCTCATGGCCTCGACGAGATCTCGACGAAATTCGGTGAACTCGTCCAAAAACAGGACCCCTCTGTGGGCCAGGGATATCTCACCGGGCCTGAGGGCAGAACCTCCGCCGCAGACCGCCACGGTCGATGC carries:
- a CDS encoding PucR family transcriptional regulator, with the translated sequence MDPLQNEGNPASVFMRSIEDRKGVEETVQILGEFLGNVAFWENDTGNLHLAAKSSQFVSQVKEMPLHELIAIYPHGTVEDKGERLGYVLYYREEGADPTGESQILRFGTTALRLAIEERKGRSEENHQMKGDLVRDILAKNRRLAERSLRKAAERGSGITGSLLVLVAKFNGGKNTSEPVYLLSRWFQSRFPSALQGTVMDDLVLLLPVKSKEWRNDLESALAEFLSKRKGREEFSIGVGSVVDNAVEAWKSHEEAMEAIVLGGRLDKGPVSFWQDMEIYDVLRSLPPTAKNTKFVNRYMNVIRQDKDARDTLRSLVRSGWHLKTAAADLKIHYNTLRYRQNRIWEILGMDGQDPMAKLNLTLACLMDEIKEDMGP
- the ppsA gene encoding phosphoenolpyruvate synthase — protein: MAYRYVRWFNGIGKDDVALVGGKGANLGELTVNGVDVPPGFCVTAQAYVDFIKGAGIEGKIREAVGSVDVESSVDLSRACDSVRRLIEESPIPVDIEAEIRTAYRELSESIDLNDPRVAVRSSATAEDLPDASFAGQQDTYLHVIGADSVVAHVRRCWASLWTARATYYRQRQGYDHFQVALSAVVQKMVSSERSGVMFTANPVTNSRSQIMIEASWGLGEAVVSGMVTPDEYILDKRDLALMDVNVAEKRTMVAEKKSEQGTVSVPVADFLGPQFVDKQCLGAEEIRALGSAARRIEEIYGAPMDIEWAFDGDTSRLYILQARPITTLLDEPKANEEEKAVEDKKALKVLVRGLAASPGIASGTVVVVKTIDEIDRVVDGQIMVTTMTNPDMVPAMKRAAAVVTDEGGRTCHAAIVSRELGIPCIVGSKNGSSRLSEGAVVTVDATRGVVYDGAVSLSSDEDKHSPLAPGAAPSYNRDMVYDLAPVTGTKIYMNLGDSSVVNKYKNLPFDGIGLMRTEFIFNSLGVHPMYMVKNGEGDKLIHEMSESVTAVAQAVYPRPVVVRLSDFRTNEFRGLKGGEEVEPVENNPMIGWRGVSRYISDEYEEGFRLECRAIKKVRDEYGLINVWVMLPFVRTTWELERVKEILASEGLVRNKSFKLWIMAEVPAVVFAADEFAQMVDGFSIGSNDLTQLVMGVDRDSGILNTMGYFDERNISVTRAIKTLIEAAHRHGITCSICGQGPSLYPDFAEFLVRSGIDSMSVNPDTVAYTRKLVAGVEQRLILNGIRGLTGLDR
- the dprA gene encoding DNA-processing protein DprA, which translates into the protein MTRSERALLALNFSVNAPGQWARELDLLGETAESLVSNRKLALSLGFKEDRWERMAGLYGSDWPEEEMERASRFGAQVFFRGDPLFPDGLDHSDDPPVVLYVKGSWPIPGPCVSIVGTRRCSPYGSQVARALAERLALAGVLVVSGGAMGIDGSAHSGALEGQGATVAVLGTGVDVVYPRGHEQLFSSISEKRGALMSRFPMGIRGNRWHFPKRNGIIAALADHLVVVESPIKGGSMITAGLAGEMGRPVWAVPGPIVQKVSQGSNKLLFDGAQPLWDLDEFVSFVAGRDSQLSLFPPGEPPKPSPLLEEIATSGGITADGLADKLGISVPEVLATLADLEADEKIYRSGPGRWCALL
- the topA gene encoding type I DNA topoisomerase, encoding MAKAKKKTKSETGTVLVVVESPTKAKTLTKMLGPGYTVKASVGHIMDLPKSRLAIDVDSNFQPEYILVKGKAKIKKELVSLASKSRKVLLASDPDREGEAIAWHLAGLMDIEPDSECRIRVHQITKDAVVQALDDPEPIDMAKVNAQQARRVLDRLVGYTLSPLLWKKIRYGLSAGRVQSVALTILCRREKEIETFEPQPYWIVEVDGSSEDGRRYHLKVEKKDGKTLMVKGRPMKIDSAEKAQEIVETVKREGITVTSFTTREGRRKAPAPLKTSTLQQEAARRLGFSPRRAMRVAQSLFEGINIHGRGLTGLITYMRTDSLRLAPEAIGSIRDLISKGWGKNYLPEKANVFSSKGRSQDAHEAIRPTDISLKPEDIKSELTPEQYRLYDLIWRRTVACQMTPAKIDNSTVEAASGPYGLRQKGAVVRFEGWGAVWPIETKDDIVSPAVEGETLSVDGVDQERKETKPPARFTEASLIKTLEDEGVGRPSTYASIVETLYDRAYVEKDDEKHLVPTALGRSVDDFLLDHFDGDSVSPIVNTGFTATMEESLDLVEENERDWVDVVSQFWEPFTRAIAEAEKAPKVPPPPPEFIGEDCPECGKPLVKKRGRFGEFIACSGYPECKYTRPILKKIGVPCPKCGSEKGGEVVQRKSKKGRNFYGCSRYPDCDFVSWNKPAVERCPECGGLMEYKGRSRTPVCTQCGHKGVE
- a CDS encoding pyruvate, water dikinase regulatory protein, with the protein product MRIERGFLVLAEEGQDLNIFVISDFTGETAHSVALAAARQFPDKRIKFTRYRYLKEPDMARQVCELAKESGAVIVCTLVEHKIRACFRKEAQRYGVEVVDIFGPLMDAFSSHLGVPPLEEPGLMHQMDEAYFKRVKAIEYSITCDDGSNPHLLGEADLVILGVSRTCKTPLSMYLANKGYRTGNIPLVPELDPPEQLFQVPRARIVGLVIDPNALMQIRRERLQMLGLDPEKASYAQRDRVEKELVYARSVMNRVGATVFDVTGRAIEETAQEVLDFIGNNS
- the trmFO gene encoding methylenetetrahydrofolate--tRNA-(uracil(54)-C(5))-methyltransferase (FADH(2)-oxidizing) TrmFO, whose product is MMSKRITVVGAGLAGSEAAWQIAERGVNVTLVEMRPKVSSPAHKTDLFAELVCSNSLGGDTETTPAGILKSELRALGSLIMKVADENSVPAGKALAVDREGFAASVTDRLLSHPLIQVERREVEEVPEGPAILATGPLTSEPLARSIGELAGEESLFFYDAVAPLVLSDTIDMTIAYRKDRYSEEEGGDYINCPMNEEQYRVFHKALLEAERAPRHDFESKIKYFEGCMPVEALAERGPDTLCFGPLRPVGLEHPVTGERFFAVVQLRQDNRDGSVYNIVGFQTNLKWGEQDRVFRLIPGLENVEFVRKGVMHRNIYVNAPKVLDGHLRFRGGAEDIYLAGQISGVEGYVESVAMGMVAALNLLSSDMELPLPEWPVETAIGALLNRLSDDTVKRFQPTNVNLGIFPSLGERIKLKPERCRRVALRARDRMDDFLSDTRWKKLWSEE